Sequence from the Pseudophaeobacter arcticus DSM 23566 genome:
GCGAATGGTCATCGAGGTACAGGCGCCCAAGCCAGCCGAGACAAAGCCATAGGGCGACATGCCGCGATTGGTGCCGCCATAGGCCAGGGGTTCATCCGCATGGGCATGATGATGAGGACCAGATTGGATATCCTGCAAAAACCCTGTGGGATCCGCCTCGGTGATCCGCAAGACGCCTTCGGGCGCGCCGGGGGGCGGTGCGGGAGGTGTTAGATCAATGTAGCGCCCGGCCCAGGCTGCGATCACCTCGGCGGCATATTCCGCATCCCGCGCTTTGCTGATCAGATGGTCGGCCTCATCCAGGGTGACAAAGCTTTTGGGATGTTTGGCAGCGGTGAAGATCTCTGCGGCATTTTCCACGCTCACGGTGTCATCCCGCGGCGCATGCATCACCAAGAGGGCGGCATTCAGCTCCTGGATGGCTGGGGTCAGAACTTCGGCCTGGATATCTTCGACAAAATCACGACCAATTACAAAGGGGCGCCCGCCGAGGCAGACTTCGGCCCGATCCTTGGACCGGATCTCGGGCAGGGCCGCGTCAAAGTGATGTGAGACATGGCCCGGATCAAAGGGTGCGCCCAGGGTGACAACGCCCTTGATCGTCGCGATGCCCGCCCGCGCGCGCAA
This genomic interval carries:
- a CDS encoding bifunctional alpha/beta hydrolase/OsmC family protein, encoding MATERITFPGHSGEPLSARLDLPAGPVLATALFAHCFTCSKDIPAARRIAGRLASMGIAVLRFDFTGLGHSDGEFANTTFSSNVADLIAAAQYLAGRDMSPSLLIGHSLGGAAVLRARAGIATIKGVVTLGAPFDPGHVSHHFDAALPEIRSKDRAEVCLGGRPFVIGRDFVEDIQAEVLTPAIQELNAALLVMHAPRDDTVSVENAAEIFTAAKHPKSFVTLDEADHLISKARDAEYAAEVIAAWAGRYIDLTPPAPPPGAPEGVLRITEADPTGFLQDIQSGPHHHAHADEPLAYGGTNRGMSPYGFVSAGLGACTSMTIRMYARRKGWPLESVSVDISHDKVHAQDVLPSGPAKIDQFIRTIRICGPLSEDQRDKLLEIADKCPVHRTLEHNSKVLTTLEEEHSMMSSGDY